A single Cannabis sativa cultivar Pink pepper isolate KNU-18-1 chromosome 7, ASM2916894v1, whole genome shotgun sequence DNA region contains:
- the LOC115697214 gene encoding ferredoxin--NADP reductase, root isozyme, chloroplastic, which yields MAHSISTLSQVSVTVPVGSDCSLKRSVFKTNTLNFPDKSLAPTLSLNFKTKNGVSRDRKVLCMSVQQASAPKVAVSPLHLEDAKEPPLNLHKPKEPYTATIVSVERIVGPKAPGETCHVVIDHGGNVPYWEGQSYGIIPPGENPKKPGMPQNVRLYSIASTRYGDFFDGKTASLCVRRAVYYDPETGKEDPSKNGVCSNYLCNSKPGDKVKVTGPSGKIMLLPEDNPNATHIMIATGTGVAPYRGYLRRMFMESVPTFKFGGLAWLFLGVANNDSLLYDEEFTKYLKDYPDNFRYDKALSREHKNKNGGKMYVQDKIEEYSDEIFKLLDNGAHIYFCGLKGMMPGIQETLKRVAEQRGESWDEKLSQLKKNKHWHVEVY from the exons ATGGCTCACTCCATTTCCACCCTCTCTCAG GTTTCTGTGACTGTTCCCGTTGGAAGTGATTGCTCCCTTAAGCGATCTGTGTTTAAG ACCAATACTCTAAACTTTCCTGATAAATCTTTGGCACCTACATTATCTTTGAACTTCAAGACAAAGAATGGGGTGTCAAGAGATCGAAAAGTACTGTGTATGTCTGTGCAACAAGCATCCGCGCCTAAGGTCGCTGTTTCGCCTTTACACCTTGAAGATGCCAAAGAGCCCCCGTTGAATTTACACAAGCCTAAGGAACCTTACACAGCAACCATTGTTTCTGTTGAGAGGATAGTGGGCCCAAAAGCACCTGGAGAGACTTGCCATGTCGTGATTGATCATGGCGGCAATGTACCTTACTGGGAAGGACAAAGTTATGGAATAATTCCCCCG GGCGAAAACCCAAAGAAACCTGGAATGCCTCAGAATGTTCGTCTTTATTCTATAGCATCGACTAGGTATGGGGATTTCTTTGATGGTAAGACTGCTAGCTTGTGTGTGCGTCGTGCTGTTTACTATGATCCTGAAACAGGGAAAGAGGATCCTTCCAAGAATGGGGTGTGCAGTAACTACTTGTGCAATTCGAAGCCTGGAGATAAAGTTAAAGTTACAG GCCCCTCTGGCAAGATAATGCTTTTGCCTGAAGATAACCCAAATGCCACTCACATAATGATCGCTACTGGAACTGGTGTTGCACCATACAGAGGCTATCTACGTCGTATGTTCATGGAATCTGTTCCAACTTTCAAGTTCGGTGGCCTTGCTTGGTTATTCCTCGGGGTTGCCAACAATGACAGTCTACTTTATGATGAAGAGTTCACCAAATATCTCAAGGACTACCCTGATAACTTCCGGTATGACAAAGCACTTAGCCGAGAACATAAGAACAAGAACGGTGGAAAGATGTACGTCCAAGATAAGATTGAAGAATACAGTGACGAAATCTTTAAACTCTTGGACAATGGAGCTCACATTTACTTCTGTGGACTCAAAGGGATGATGCCTGGAATCCAAGAAACCCTCAAGAGGGTTGCTGAGCAGAGAGGGGAGAGTTGGGATGAGAAACTTTCACAGCTCAAAAAGAACAAGCATTGGCATGTCGAAGTCTATTGA